From a single Methanofollis sp. W23 genomic region:
- the cas3 gene encoding CRISPR-associated helicase Cas3', translating to MEHQTDRPYYRYWAKTPNEEESAPIAHLLPYHALDVAAVGQVLLQNDPILRARFAPLGMEDEDLNAFLSFLLATHDIGKFSTPAFQAMAPEVVRHLRDEEVHLTSDAHHSTLGYTLWTEYLWDATTDAGCFGFDEPIDIDDWQYFPFLRAVCGHHGTPPENFFGTGTFSAEDREAALAFVEDCATLFFSGRAVPLQPDKDLVKDAKTLSWILAGLCVLADWIGSDRTYFGYRDTPLPLIEYWATALEQADRAVRAKGAVPTTPSTNEGLAALFPEIFPAHTPTDLQTHLATRPLGSGPHLFIIEDATGSGKTEAAVSLAHRLMARGEGEGIYIALPTMATANAMYSRIAEAADHLFVDDTYSLVLAHSASHLYQTMQTYLDGTTPGEKKPASPGSVWLSDRRKKALLAQVGVGTIDQALLGVLPVRHQSLRLLGLARNILVVDEVHACDPYMHELLRKLLEFQASFGGSAILLSATLPERQRRDLAGSFARGAGWPAPGLSKKDCYPLVTHLSGVGTEEQVCKANGERRVAVSLTCSVTEAETAIVAAADAGRCACWVRNTVDDAIDAYLRLKARLPPGTVHLFHARFALGDRLRIEKEALDRFGKSTVQPRAGHVLIATQVVEQSLDLDFDLMVTDLAPIDRLIQRAGRIHRHDRGERGEARIIVLSPPPVDDPGREWYRTFFRGGAAVYPDHARLWLTARLLAERGEIVIPRDARPLIEGVYGEESEQAIPEGLRRTAAEVQGAEHADASFALENALKIRTAYSATGGLWASDTRTPTRLGDPTVTLRLARWDGTRLSPWADGPDPTAAWDLSQISVRASWVGGQAPLDPTLDEAVVRATETMPDRGRTVVIVPLSAHDAVWEGPALDGAENAILIRYSEEIGLVNRKV from the coding sequence CCCCCCTCGGGATGGAGGACGAAGACCTCAACGCTTTCCTCTCATTTCTGCTTGCCACCCACGACATCGGCAAGTTCTCCACCCCTGCCTTCCAGGCGATGGCCCCCGAGGTCGTACGACATCTCAGAGACGAGGAGGTCCACCTCACCTCAGACGCCCACCACTCCACCCTCGGCTACACCCTCTGGACCGAATATCTCTGGGATGCAACGACCGACGCCGGGTGTTTTGGTTTTGATGAGCCGATCGACATCGACGACTGGCAGTACTTCCCCTTTCTCAGGGCGGTCTGCGGCCACCACGGCACCCCCCCCGAGAACTTCTTCGGCACCGGTACTTTCTCTGCCGAGGACCGCGAGGCCGCCCTCGCCTTTGTCGAGGACTGTGCCACCCTCTTCTTCTCAGGGCGTGCGGTACCCCTCCAGCCCGACAAAGATCTCGTCAAAGATGCAAAGACGCTCTCCTGGATCCTGGCCGGGCTCTGTGTCCTTGCCGACTGGATCGGATCAGACAGGACATACTTCGGCTACCGCGACACCCCGCTCCCGCTCATCGAGTACTGGGCGACCGCCCTGGAGCAGGCCGACAGGGCCGTCAGAGCGAAGGGCGCGGTGCCGACCACACCCTCCACCAACGAAGGACTGGCCGCACTCTTCCCTGAGATCTTCCCGGCCCACACCCCCACCGACCTCCAGACCCACCTTGCCACCCGCCCACTCGGGTCAGGCCCTCACCTCTTCATCATCGAAGACGCCACCGGGAGTGGGAAGACCGAGGCGGCGGTCAGCCTTGCCCACCGTCTGATGGCACGCGGCGAGGGCGAAGGGATCTATATCGCCCTCCCGACCATGGCCACGGCCAACGCGATGTACAGCCGGATCGCCGAGGCCGCCGACCACCTTTTTGTGGACGACACCTACTCTCTCGTCCTCGCCCACTCGGCCAGCCACCTGTACCAGACCATGCAGACATACCTGGACGGAACCACACCTGGAGAGAAAAAGCCCGCAAGTCCAGGATCTGTCTGGCTCTCAGACCGGCGCAAGAAGGCCCTGCTCGCACAGGTCGGGGTCGGGACCATCGACCAGGCCCTCCTCGGCGTCCTCCCGGTGCGCCACCAGTCGCTCAGGCTCCTTGGCCTTGCCAGGAACATCCTGGTCGTCGATGAGGTCCATGCCTGCGACCCCTACATGCACGAACTTCTCAGAAAACTCCTGGAGTTCCAGGCCAGTTTCGGTGGGAGTGCCATTCTCCTCTCGGCCACGCTCCCTGAACGGCAACGCAGAGACCTTGCCGGAAGTTTTGCCCGCGGGGCCGGGTGGCCTGCACCAGGCCTCAGCAAAAAAGACTGCTACCCCCTCGTCACCCACCTCTCCGGGGTCGGCACGGAAGAACAGGTCTGCAAGGCAAACGGTGAGAGACGGGTGGCGGTCAGCCTCACCTGTTCGGTGACAGAGGCCGAAACCGCGATCGTCGCCGCCGCAGACGCGGGCCGGTGCGCCTGCTGGGTGAGGAACACCGTCGACGACGCCATCGATGCCTACCTCCGGCTCAAAGCACGCCTGCCGCCCGGCACCGTCCACCTCTTCCATGCCAGGTTTGCCCTTGGGGACCGGCTCAGGATCGAGAAAGAGGCCCTCGACCGCTTCGGAAAGAGCACGGTGCAGCCGCGGGCAGGCCACGTGCTCATCGCCACGCAGGTCGTCGAACAGTCCCTCGACCTCGACTTCGACCTCATGGTCACCGACCTCGCTCCCATCGACCGCCTCATCCAGCGGGCCGGCCGGATCCATAGGCACGACCGCGGCGAACGAGGAGAGGCACGGATCATCGTCCTCTCCCCACCGCCGGTCGACGACCCCGGACGAGAATGGTACCGCACCTTCTTCAGAGGCGGAGCGGCGGTCTACCCCGACCATGCCAGACTCTGGCTGACCGCCCGACTCCTTGCAGAACGCGGGGAGATCGTCATCCCCCGCGACGCCCGGCCTCTCATCGAGGGGGTCTATGGGGAGGAGAGCGAGCAGGCCATCCCTGAAGGGCTCAGAAGAACAGCCGCCGAGGTGCAGGGCGCCGAGCATGCGGACGCCTCGTTCGCCCTCGAAAATGCCCTGAAGATCAGGACGGCATACTCCGCGACCGGAGGGCTCTGGGCCAGCGACACCAGGACCCCCACTCGCCTGGGCGACCCGACCGTCACCCTCCGCCTCGCCCGGTGGGACGGCACGAGGCTCTCCCCATGGGCAGATGGGCCAGACCCCACAGCTGCCTGGGACCTCAGCCAGATAAGCGTTCGGGCGAGTTGGGTCGGGGGTCAGGCACCCCTCGACCCCACCCTCGACGAGGCCGTCGTCAGGGCCACAGAGACGATGCCCGATCGGGGGCGGACCGTCGTGATCGTTCCTCTCTCGGCACACGATGCGGTATGGGAAGGCCCTGCACTCGACGGCGCTGAAAATGCGATCCTCATCCGCTATTCTGAGGAGATCGGGCTCGTGAACAGGAAAGTATGA
- the casA gene encoding type I-E CRISPR-associated protein Cse1/CasA has product MPLNLIADPWIPVRRKDGETNSIAPWEITSRHDDNPVISVTSPRADFDGAITQFIIGLCQTALPPEKCTEKQALLTPLTPDDLREAFIPLAAAFNLDGDGPWFMQERNLDQKKSWQIDSLLIGMPEDEKVKDNTDFFQKRDTITGLCPVCAAAALFTLQTNAPGGGRGHMTSVRGGGPMTTLILGETLWQTVWANVVDRDQSHEPPRADDPALFPWMGEVRVSRDGTKTTPRDVHPDQVYWAMPRRILLDFEGGKPGTCDLCGQETDRLITRYWAQPYGVKYAGWTHPLSPYYKKSKSSPELLPVHPQPGGITYLNWLGLVINDRADGKQVAENVTRFPDRTRGRSVAAVFGRMPRLWAFGYDMDNKKARCWYQGTLPIITVDEEWKDGFENLAAQMVRAAADMAQNVQWCIKLALYDKPGDAKGDFSVINARFYQATEKEFYQMLEHEAIPTLNNGGDTLALRQGWLKTLQAEGQTLFEEYSQIDLIDEIDTQRAITAWRALKNPFSKLNKKIRKDLDLPDLKKQKNAEKRGE; this is encoded by the coding sequence ATGCCCCTCAACCTGATCGCCGATCCATGGATCCCGGTCAGAAGAAAAGACGGCGAGACCAACAGCATTGCACCCTGGGAAATCACCAGTCGGCACGACGATAACCCGGTCATCTCAGTCACCTCGCCACGAGCAGACTTCGACGGTGCGATCACGCAGTTTATCATTGGCCTGTGCCAGACCGCCCTCCCGCCTGAGAAGTGCACCGAGAAACAGGCCCTCCTCACACCTCTGACACCTGACGACCTCAGAGAGGCCTTCATCCCCCTTGCCGCGGCCTTCAACCTTGACGGCGACGGCCCCTGGTTCATGCAAGAACGCAACCTCGATCAGAAGAAGTCCTGGCAGATCGATAGCCTCCTCATCGGTATGCCTGAGGACGAGAAGGTCAAGGACAACACAGACTTCTTCCAGAAGCGAGACACCATCACCGGGCTCTGCCCGGTCTGTGCCGCCGCCGCCCTCTTTACTCTCCAGACCAATGCGCCTGGCGGGGGCAGGGGTCACATGACCTCGGTACGGGGCGGAGGGCCGATGACCACTCTCATCCTCGGCGAGACCCTCTGGCAGACGGTCTGGGCCAATGTCGTCGACAGAGACCAGAGCCACGAGCCTCCCAGGGCCGACGACCCCGCCCTCTTTCCCTGGATGGGGGAGGTCAGGGTCAGCAGGGACGGGACAAAGACCACTCCCAGAGACGTCCATCCCGACCAGGTCTACTGGGCGATGCCGAGAAGGATCCTCCTCGACTTCGAGGGGGGGAAGCCGGGGACCTGCGACCTCTGCGGTCAGGAGACCGACCGGCTCATCACGAGGTACTGGGCGCAGCCCTACGGAGTGAAATATGCCGGGTGGACCCATCCCCTCAGCCCGTATTACAAGAAAAGCAAAAGCAGTCCAGAACTCCTCCCGGTCCACCCGCAACCAGGCGGGATCACCTATCTCAACTGGCTCGGCCTGGTCATCAACGACCGGGCCGATGGAAAGCAGGTCGCAGAGAACGTCACCCGATTCCCTGACCGCACCAGAGGCAGGAGCGTCGCGGCCGTCTTCGGGCGCATGCCGCGGCTCTGGGCCTTTGGATACGATATGGACAACAAGAAGGCTAGGTGCTGGTACCAGGGCACGCTCCCGATCATCACCGTCGACGAAGAGTGGAAAGACGGTTTCGAGAACCTCGCCGCACAGATGGTGAGGGCCGCTGCCGACATGGCGCAGAACGTCCAGTGGTGCATCAAACTCGCCCTCTACGACAAACCCGGCGACGCCAAGGGTGACTTTTCGGTGATCAATGCAAGGTTCTACCAAGCGACCGAGAAAGAGTTCTACCAGATGCTCGAACACGAGGCAATACCGACCCTGAACAATGGCGGCGACACTCTTGCACTCAGGCAGGGATGGCTCAAGACCCTCCAGGCCGAGGGGCAGACGCTCTTCGAAGAGTATTCGCAGATCGACCTCATCGACGAGATCGATACACAAAGGGCCATCACCGCCTGGCGGGCGCTGAAGAACCCCTTCTCCAAATTGAACAAAAAGATCAGGAAAGATCTCGACCTTCCTGACCTGAAAAAACAGAAAAACGCAGAAAAACGAGGTGAATAA
- the casB gene encoding type I-E CRISPR-associated protein Cse2/CasB, with amino-acid sequence MADAPEQAQGQTAGLNAAVLGWWRELRDERGARAELRRCHTPTEVAFVPAYYRLKAAVPRLDDRKLAAAAGVLAHVDEPAMGARIAEQFARPKDGGTMPRVSEVRFRRLLRVEDDDYEELYPMMIRLVRQVDRTANIPDLFWGLYSWNAQTKRHWAEAYYTNVPSKKE; translated from the coding sequence ATGGCAGATGCACCCGAGCAGGCGCAGGGCCAGACCGCCGGGCTCAACGCGGCGGTTCTTGGATGGTGGAGAGAGTTGCGAGATGAACGCGGGGCCAGGGCCGAACTACGGCGGTGCCACACCCCCACCGAGGTCGCCTTTGTCCCGGCTTACTACCGGCTGAAGGCGGCAGTGCCCAGGCTCGACGACCGGAAACTTGCGGCCGCCGCCGGCGTCCTCGCCCACGTGGACGAACCGGCAATGGGCGCCAGGATCGCCGAACAGTTTGCCCGCCCAAAGGACGGGGGGACCATGCCGCGAGTGAGCGAGGTACGGTTCCGCCGTCTCCTCAGGGTGGAGGACGATGACTACGAGGAACTCTACCCGATGATGATCAGGTTGGTCCGCCAGGTCGACCGCACGGCGAACATCCCCGACCTTTTCTGGGGGCTCTACTCCTGGAATGCCCAGACCAAGAGGCACTGGGCCGAGGCGTATTACACGAACGTACCGTCGAAGAAAGAATGA
- the cas7e gene encoding type I-E CRISPR-associated protein Cas7/Cse4/CasC, whose protein sequence is MSEFIQLHMLVSYPPSNLNRDDLGKPKTARMGGAQRLRVSSQSLKRAWRESEIFQEAFDGHLGIRTKEMGWQVYRALKSGQGLADVLAENESAPVRPAIEEKKAVAWAQQIAGRFGKLKKPKDSKDDDEKVDPEKQKKESLCVEQMVHFSPAEIAAIDDLLGRLAEGGKKPEEKDLELLRAERTGVDIAMFGRMLAASPAFNCDAAVQVAHAITVHKVAVEDDYFTAVDDLNHRDEDSGAGHVGQAEFAAGLFYAYLCVNRDLLAENLDGDEELTDRGVEALVEAAAKVGPKGKQNSFASRAYASYILAERGSEQPRSLSVAFLKPVEGDDYLTAAVDELRTTRQNMEKVYGACADGCVEMNAATGEGSLDEVLAFVTGDHA, encoded by the coding sequence ATGTCTGAATTTATCCAACTGCACATGCTTGTATCGTACCCCCCGTCAAACCTGAACCGCGACGATCTCGGGAAACCAAAGACCGCCAGGATGGGCGGGGCCCAGCGGCTCAGAGTCTCCTCACAGAGCCTGAAGCGGGCCTGGCGAGAATCCGAGATCTTCCAGGAGGCCTTCGACGGCCACCTCGGGATCAGGACCAAGGAGATGGGCTGGCAGGTCTACCGCGCCCTGAAGAGTGGCCAGGGACTGGCCGACGTCCTCGCAGAAAATGAGAGTGCGCCGGTCCGCCCTGCCATCGAAGAGAAGAAGGCCGTCGCCTGGGCGCAGCAGATCGCCGGGCGGTTTGGGAAACTGAAAAAACCCAAGGATTCAAAGGACGACGACGAGAAGGTCGACCCCGAGAAGCAAAAGAAAGAGTCGCTCTGTGTCGAACAGATGGTGCACTTCAGCCCTGCCGAGATCGCCGCCATCGACGACCTCCTCGGCCGCCTGGCAGAGGGCGGGAAGAAACCTGAGGAAAAAGATCTCGAACTGCTCAGGGCCGAGCGGACCGGGGTGGACATCGCCATGTTCGGCCGGATGCTTGCCGCCTCCCCGGCCTTCAACTGCGACGCCGCCGTGCAGGTCGCCCACGCCATCACCGTGCACAAGGTGGCCGTGGAAGACGACTACTTCACGGCCGTCGACGACCTCAACCACAGGGATGAGGACAGCGGAGCGGGCCATGTCGGGCAGGCCGAGTTTGCCGCCGGGCTCTTCTACGCCTACCTCTGTGTCAACCGCGACCTTCTCGCCGAGAACCTGGACGGCGACGAGGAACTGACCGACCGGGGGGTCGAAGCCCTGGTGGAGGCGGCGGCCAAGGTCGGGCCGAAGGGCAAGCAGAACAGTTTTGCCTCACGGGCCTATGCCTCCTACATCCTGGCTGAGCGGGGGAGTGAACAGCCCAGATCGCTCTCGGTGGCCTTCCTCAAACCGGTCGAAGGCGACGACTACCTGACCGCCGCGGTCGACGAACTCAGGACGACCAGGCAGAACATGGAGAAGGTCTACGGGGCATGTGCCGATGGGTGCGTGGAGATGAACGCCGCGACCGGTGAGGGCTCGCTCGACGAGGTTCTTGCCTTTGTCACTGGTGACCATGCCTGA
- the cas5e gene encoding type I-E CRISPR-associated protein Cas5/CasD, translating to MPEFLIVRLYGPLASWGGIAVGQYRPAESHPSWSGVLGLVAAALGIRREDVAGQAALRESYHMATLVHTEGTLLRDYHTTQVPSATVKKRAWPFATRREELSVPRDHLNTILSSREYYCDTLATVALWPMVDDPPYSLAEIAEALRHPAFVPYLGRKSCPLALPLLPQVVEGADLYEAFSAVRFPDQEILADIPGRGDSGTLFWDSEGETGFESENTYTAPRRDVPLDRMTWQFAERDEHRAQVLVPEGVR from the coding sequence ATGCCTGAATTTCTGATCGTCCGGCTCTACGGCCCGCTGGCCTCGTGGGGCGGGATCGCCGTCGGGCAGTATCGTCCGGCCGAGAGCCACCCGTCCTGGTCAGGCGTCCTGGGCCTGGTGGCGGCGGCCCTGGGGATCCGGCGGGAGGACGTGGCAGGGCAGGCGGCACTCAGGGAGAGTTATCATATGGCTACCCTGGTCCATACGGAGGGGACGCTCCTGCGCGACTACCACACCACTCAGGTCCCGTCCGCGACGGTCAAGAAGCGGGCCTGGCCCTTTGCCACACGACGCGAGGAGTTGAGTGTGCCGCGGGACCATCTCAACACCATCCTTTCAAGCCGCGAGTATTACTGCGACACCCTCGCCACGGTCGCGCTCTGGCCGATGGTCGACGATCCCCCATACTCGCTCGCCGAGATCGCGGAAGCGCTCAGGCATCCGGCCTTTGTACCGTACCTCGGGCGGAAGTCCTGTCCGCTCGCCCTCCCGCTCCTGCCGCAGGTGGTCGAGGGCGCCGACCTCTATGAGGCCTTCAGCGCCGTCAGGTTCCCTGACCAGGAGATACTCGCCGACATCCCAGGGCGGGGCGATTCGGGAACGCTCTTCTGGGACAGCGAGGGAGAGACCGGGTTTGAGAGCGAAAACACCTACACGGCCCCACGGCGCGACGTGCCGCTGGACCGGATGACCTGGCAATTTGCAGAGCGGGACGAACACCGGGCGCAGGTCCTGGTCCCGGAGGGCGTGCGATGA
- the cas6e gene encoding type I-E CRISPR-associated protein Cas6/Cse3/CasE: MSGHTFYRIHLKDGAGQDPAFWRRVRNPYQVHKMVWRIFSDGSHKDRDFIYRLEMQEHTPVIYAVSTADRVDLDGIWRVDAKDYHPALRRGDRLGFNLRANPVRTKRDEEGRQHRHDVVMDAKYAMETRDNIEVDLVQQEGFAWLASRGERLGFSVEEGAVRVDGYRQHRFRKPRSGRRVTISTIDFTGALTVTDPDLFKEALYTGVGPAKSFGCGLLLVRRV; this comes from the coding sequence ATGAGCGGACACACCTTCTACCGGATCCACCTCAAGGACGGGGCCGGGCAGGACCCGGCCTTCTGGCGGAGGGTCAGGAACCCCTACCAGGTCCACAAAATGGTCTGGCGGATCTTTTCGGACGGCTCCCACAAGGACCGCGACTTCATCTACCGCCTCGAGATGCAGGAGCACACCCCGGTGATCTATGCAGTCTCGACGGCCGACCGGGTGGACCTGGACGGGATCTGGAGGGTCGACGCAAAGGACTACCACCCGGCCCTCAGAAGGGGGGACCGGTTGGGGTTCAATCTCAGGGCCAATCCGGTCCGGACAAAGCGGGACGAAGAGGGGCGTCAGCACCGGCATGACGTGGTGATGGACGCAAAGTACGCGATGGAGACGAGAGACAATATCGAGGTGGACCTGGTGCAGCAGGAAGGGTTTGCCTGGTTGGCCTCCAGAGGTGAGAGACTTGGGTTCAGCGTCGAGGAAGGTGCGGTCAGGGTCGACGGCTACCGCCAGCACCGGTTCAGGAAGCCGCGGTCAGGCCGAAGGGTGACGATCAGCACCATCGATTTCACAGGCGCGTTGACGGTCACCGACCCCGACCTCTTCAAGGAGGCGCTCTACACCGGGGTGGGGCCGGCGAAGAGTTTTGGCTGTGGGCTCCTCCTGGTCAGGCGGGTCTGA
- the cas1e gene encoding type I-E CRISPR-associated endonuclease Cas1e: MLPPLRPLPIKERLSMAFLEKGELDVIDGAFVLVDVNGVRTQIPVGGVACLMLEPGTRVSHAAVVLAARVRCLLVWVGEAGVRLYSAGRPGGARSDRLLYQAQLALDEEARQRVVEKMYEVRFDGEVPAGYSVNQLRGMEGARVRRTYENLARRHGVRWKGRQYDAKAWGSGDVPNRCLSAATACLYGICEAAVLAAGYSPAIGFIHTGKPLSFVYDIADLFKFETVVPAAFKIAGRHPLDPERAVRLACRDAFRSTRLLDRIIPTIDEVLDAGGLEMPAPPEGSLAPAIPEEDKWGP; the protein is encoded by the coding sequence GTGCTCCCGCCTCTCAGGCCCCTCCCGATCAAGGAACGCCTCTCCATGGCCTTCCTTGAGAAGGGGGAACTCGACGTCATCGACGGGGCCTTTGTCCTCGTCGACGTGAATGGTGTGCGGACCCAGATCCCGGTCGGCGGGGTGGCCTGCCTGATGCTGGAGCCAGGGACGCGGGTCTCCCATGCGGCGGTGGTGCTCGCGGCACGGGTGCGGTGTCTCCTGGTCTGGGTTGGCGAGGCTGGGGTGCGGCTGTACTCGGCGGGCAGGCCGGGGGGCGCACGTTCAGACCGTCTTCTATACCAGGCACAACTCGCCCTCGACGAGGAGGCGAGGCAGCGGGTAGTCGAGAAGATGTACGAGGTCCGCTTCGACGGCGAGGTGCCGGCAGGCTACTCGGTGAACCAGCTCCGCGGGATGGAAGGGGCGCGGGTCCGCCGGACATACGAGAACCTGGCCCGCCGGCACGGGGTACGGTGGAAGGGGAGGCAGTACGATGCGAAGGCGTGGGGGAGCGGAGACGTCCCGAACCGCTGTCTCAGTGCGGCAACGGCGTGTCTATACGGGATCTGCGAGGCGGCGGTGCTCGCCGCAGGGTATTCGCCGGCGATCGGGTTCATCCATACGGGTAAGCCCCTCTCTTTTGTCTATGACATCGCCGATCTCTTCAAGTTCGAGACCGTCGTCCCGGCGGCGTTCAAGATCGCCGGGCGCCATCCGCTCGACCCTGAACGAGCAGTCCGTCTGGCATGCCGCGATGCCTTCAGGTCCACGCGACTCCTGGACCGGATCATCCCGACCATCGACGAGGTGCTCGACGCCGGAGGGCTTGAGATGCCGGCGCCCCCCGAAGGATCTCTGGCACCGGCGATTCCTGAGGAGGACAAATGGGGTCCCTGA
- the cas2e gene encoding type I-E CRISPR-associated endoribonuclease Cas2e, with protein sequence MGSLTVVAVENVPPRLRGRLALWLVEVRAGVYVGTYSVRVREMIWDQVLAGMEDGNAVMIWQARNDAGYDFVTAGTNRRIPKEMDGVTFVSFLPEVEADDAQS encoded by the coding sequence ATGGGGTCCCTGACCGTCGTCGCCGTCGAGAACGTCCCGCCGCGGCTGCGGGGGCGCCTCGCCCTCTGGCTCGTCGAGGTGCGGGCCGGGGTGTACGTGGGGACGTACTCGGTGCGGGTGCGGGAGATGATCTGGGACCAGGTGCTTGCCGGGATGGAGGACGGGAATGCCGTGATGATCTGGCAGGCACGCAATGACGCGGGGTATGATTTTGTGACCGCAGGGACGAACCGCCGGATCCCAAAGGAGATGGACGGCGTTACGTTTGTTTCATTTCTGCCAGAGGTGGAGGCAGATGATGCACAGTCGTGA
- a CDS encoding 3'-5' exonuclease: MRDDENVLVLDVETTGVLRRGEEPPRLVEAAWLVCDVSCGVVREESRLVCPEGFVIPPSAVQVHGITTARAREEGTALAGVLADLARDAVGVSGVVAHNLAYDLAVVRGECRRLVRPDPFAGLPGCCTMESTAAFCGIRRAWGYKWPRLSELYQVLFGEPCEEVHRALDDARLCAECYYALRRQGFYGGVAGSPQGGEEMR, translated from the coding sequence CTGAGGGATGATGAGAATGTTCTGGTCCTGGACGTCGAGACGACCGGGGTGTTGAGGCGTGGGGAGGAGCCGCCGCGGCTGGTCGAGGCGGCCTGGCTTGTCTGTGATGTCTCGTGTGGGGTGGTGCGCGAGGAGAGCAGGCTGGTCTGTCCTGAGGGGTTTGTGATCCCGCCGTCGGCGGTGCAGGTGCATGGGATCACCACGGCCAGGGCACGAGAGGAGGGGACGGCGCTGGCGGGAGTGCTTGCCGACCTCGCAAGGGACGCAGTTGGGGTCTCAGGGGTGGTTGCCCATAACCTGGCCTATGACCTGGCGGTGGTGCGGGGAGAGTGCCGGCGTCTTGTCCGTCCCGATCCCTTCGCCGGTCTTCCGGGGTGCTGCACGATGGAATCGACGGCGGCCTTCTGCGGGATCAGGCGGGCGTGGGGGTACAAGTGGCCGCGGCTCTCTGAACTCTACCAGGTGCTTTTTGGAGAACCATGCGAGGAGGTGCACCGGGCGCTCGACGACGCACGTCTCTGTGCGGAGTGTTATTATGCCCTGCGGCGCCAGGGGTTTTATGGGGGGGTGGCGGGGTCCCCACAGGGTGGGGAAGAGATGCGTTGA
- a CDS encoding DUF3658 domain-containing protein gives MTNTMHIAFTESAGGCLKAAFRDRPEHHVAALADDLSLGPINPYHYPDRQVYFETLYADTEFASWYQDSLPRIRTFWKETRPDTPRRIAWFTRRSAIEYSGFLEFLSREPDPCAIEVIDLTEGVDVLWDDEPDEAPDRVIPTSIGELAPEWLRDQTDRTRFLSRSEASFYLRSWGRLKEDEDGVRTLWRGQLYPTVPSTLGEDVLYAVPEDWTSAAMVIGEALGTSSDEYTQCGDAFLYSRLLFLIRCGEVEAKGDPVSMRTLQVRRADIVDEDDLFPAIP, from the coding sequence ATGACCAACACCATGCACATCGCCTTCACCGAGTCAGCCGGGGGCTGCCTCAAAGCAGCATTCAGAGACCGGCCCGAGCACCACGTCGCCGCCCTCGCCGACGACCTCTCTCTTGGTCCCATCAATCCCTACCACTACCCAGACAGACAGGTCTACTTCGAGACACTCTATGCCGACACCGAGTTTGCGTCCTGGTACCAGGATTCCCTCCCCAGGATCCGTACCTTCTGGAAAGAGACCAGACCCGACACTCCCCGCCGGATCGCCTGGTTCACCAGGCGTTCGGCCATCGAGTACTCCGGGTTCCTGGAGTTCCTCTCCAGAGAGCCGGACCCCTGTGCCATCGAGGTCATCGACCTCACCGAAGGCGTCGACGTCCTCTGGGACGACGAACCCGACGAGGCCCCCGACCGCGTCATCCCAACCAGCATCGGCGAACTCGCTCCCGAGTGGCTCAGGGACCAGACCGACCGCACCCGGTTCCTCAGCCGGAGCGAGGCCTCCTTCTACCTGCGGAGCTGGGGAAGACTCAAAGAGGACGAAGACGGCGTGCGCACCCTCTGGCGGGGACAACTCTACCCCACCGTCCCCTCCACCCTGGGGGAGGACGTGCTCTACGCCGTGCCTGAAGACTGGACCAGCGCTGCGATGGTCATTGGGGAAGCGCTTGGCACCTCGTCAGACGAATATACCCAGTGCGGCGACGCATTCCTGTACAGCCGCCTCCTCTTTCTCATCAGGTGCGGTGAGGTCGAGGCCAAGGGTGACCCAGTCTCCATGCGGACGTTGCAGGTGCGGCGGGCAGACATCGTCGACGAGGACGACCTCTTCCCGGCTATTCCCTGA